CTGGCCTTCCTGCACCTTGGCGCGGAATTCCGAATAGGCGATGGCGCTGCCGGCATTGGCAGCCGGGCGATCGAACATCGAGACGAACAGAAGCAGGGCGATGATGACGCCTGCCCAAATCATCGCACTCTTGATCCAGGGATTGCCCTGCGGGTCTTTCTCGTCGTTCATCCTCACTCACTTTCACCTGGCAAGATAGGGCGTACCAAAGAAAGCGCAAGCTGGGCAACGGCGCTTCCTGCCGGAATCCGGGCGATCAGTTGCCCGTCAGTTGGAAAAGCGCGACATAGACAAGGACGATCGCCAGACCGGCGGACAGGCCACAGAGCAGATAGCCCATATAGAGAAGCAGGGGCGGATGCGGCTTGTTGAGCTTTCGGTTCCGCTTGGCCGCCGAGAGGATCACGCTGGCCAGCAAGCCATAGGTCAGCGCCGCAAATTCCATCATTCCAAACTCATCCCGCTATTGGTCACATTACTGTGGTTAACGGGCCATGGGTTAAGAACCGGTCAGCACGCCGCCCAAAAGCGACCGACCGTTGGCGTCCTGCGCTGGACGGTGGAACTTTTCCGAATGTTCAGCGTCGCGGTGGTGCGGGCGACAATGTCCATGCCGCGCCACCACGCAGCAGCCAGTCGCCCAGACTCGCCTGCCGCCCGGCCCGCGCGGCGGCAATCGCCCGGTCCAGCGCCTCGCCGCGCGGCAAGACGATCCCCGGCTCGGCCGAACAGAGCATCGCGATCAGCAGCCGCCGCAGCAGTTCGCGCGGCAGGTCGGTGCGATCCAGCACCCAGGCATCGGTCGATGGATGGATATGCGCTGCCGCCAGCCCCGCCACGGTCCATTGCAGCGCCACCTCGGCCTCCGACAGCGCAGCCGCACTGCGCGCGGCCGCCTCCGCATCGATCCAGTCGACCCCATCCAGGCGCCGGCGCAGCGCAGCACGGTCGAACTTCGGATCGGCATTGGACGGGTCGAGCACATAGGGCAGCCCGGCCTGGTCGGCATGGGCCTGCAACGCCACCTTGCGCACTGCCAGCAATGGCCGCA
The sequence above is drawn from the Sphingobium sp. AP49 genome and encodes:
- the tilS gene encoding tRNA lysidine(34) synthetase TilS, giving the protein MPELAPSHRPDALRLAVRALVDGEETARFGIAVSGGPDSMALLDLAVQAWPGRIAAATLDHGLRAESAAEAAMVARWCAERRIPHATLAPEAPVSGNVQDWARRQRYAQLEAWRAGAGLDWILTAHHADDQLETLLMRLNRGSGVGGLAGVRGRTGRVLRPLLAVRKVALQAHADQAGLPYVLDPSNADPKFDRAALRRRLDGVDWIDAEAAARSAAALSEAEVALQWTVAGLAAAHIHPSTDAWVLDRTDLPRELLRRLLIAMLCSAEPGIVLPRGEALDRAIAAARAGRQASLGDWLLRGGAAWTLSPAPPRR